In the Cydia fagiglandana chromosome 5, ilCydFagi1.1, whole genome shotgun sequence genome, one interval contains:
- the LOC134664255 gene encoding zinc finger protein 1 isoform X4, producing MVARTDESMFGCYGDSYSYRLWSLANVWGACRFRPLSGESKPPDEEEDRGSPLGPGGPFSCSQCRGAYPTREQLERHETLHSPNTQVDTVKYACKICHKSFANVYRLQRHMISHDESANLRKFKCNDCDKAFKFKHHLKEHLRIHSGEKPFECANCGKKFSHSGSYSSHMTSKKCLVMNLKMGRIKPNNPALNPDRSPSRKRANAMASQLNNNIAPNGSSFLPILPKYNEAAFFANMSQDNGFHRSPLGRMPFYMPPGMPMSPANGIAPYSFPAPLTQLLEQLASSQYYQSKIENPMSPKRSPHPTDPEDMIEEVTEEDDKRSEGSAELVMDIEDEEAVSIKKEREERECDLRSPTRNLDTVPLNNNGPEADNNQSFNTILESVSASVTKHFFRANMEKMSPMSGSVCPSIESPPTPHVIIKDEPDDLHKCLKCNAIFRNKSDLLDHEKAYCGNLLTFRKHEGLAAQVEETVALNRLEAEMRASIQSGVSASEDEDFTREGRDEKSSTHDDVRKIRVRTNLTDEQQAILKQHYAINPQPKREEFKKIAQEIGLHNRVVQVWFQNNRARVRRMTQTVAVYDQPLDLSTKKSASVTSSPSPSPCSISVTHSDSEEAVNLSQKSSRSTTPHRNNYLNTYPHSNCSSSSFTDFRLSPSPGELGAQKRPLAQKLNPTIPMDKLLQYNDIANTRSPILNMHMDGRAPGLSPSYERPLWGEEMLAHNDYDDDGPVLKKNKLKMEFKEGEGQFVCDQCDKTFVKQSSLARHKYEHSGQRPYKCVECPKAFKHKHHLTEHKRLHTGEKPFQCCKCLKKFSHSGSYSQHMNHRFAICKPYRD from the exons ATGGTCGCGAGAACCGATGAGAGCATGTTCGGGTGCTATGGTGACAGCTACTCGTACCGCCTGTGGAGCCTGGCCAACGTGTGGGGCGCCTGCCGAT TCCGCCCTCTCTCGGGCGAGAGCAAGCCCCCGGACGAGGAGGAGGACCGGGGCTCCCCGCTGGGCCCGGGCGGCCCGTTCTCCTGCAGCCAGTGCCGCGGCGCCTACCCCACGAGGGAGCAGCTCGAGCGCCACGAGACCCTGCACTCGCCCAACACTCAGGTGGATACTGTCAAATAT GCCTGCAAGATCTGCCACAAAAGCTTCGCAAATGTATACCGACTGCAGCGGCATATGATAAGCCACGATGAAAGCGCGAACCTTCGCAAGTTCAAATGCAACGACTGCGACAAAGCCTTTAAGTTTAAGCACCATTTGAAAGAGCACCTCCGCATACATTCCGGAGAGAAGCCATTTGAATGTGCCAACTGCGGAAAGAAATTTTCGCATTCTGGTTCTTACTCTTCGCACATGACTTCTAAGAAGTGTTTGGTTATGAATCTCAAGATGGGCCGCATCAAGCCTAATAACCCCGCACTTAACCCTGACCGAAGCCCTTCACGCAAGCGCGCCAACGCAATGGCTAGCCAATTAAATAATAACATCGCCCCTAATGGAAGCTCCTTCCTACCAATCCTTCCCAAATATAACGAGGCAGCGTTCTTTGCCAACATGTCACAAGACAACGGCTTCCATCGCTCGCCGCTCGGCAGAATGCCTTTCTACATGCCTCCCGGTATGCCCATGAGCCCAGCGAATGGTATCGCCCCTTACAGTTTCCCGGCGCCACTTACCCAGTTACTTGAGCAACTCGCTTCATCGCAATACTACCAAAGTAAAATAGAAAATCCTATGAGCCCAAAACGGAGCCCCCATCCAACGGATCCTGAGGATATGATTGAAGAAGTTACTGAAGAAGACGATAAGCGCTCAGAGGGAAGCGCTGAACTAGTTATGGACATCGAAGATGAAGAGGCAGTCTCTATTAAAAAAGAACGTGAGGAACGAGAATGTGATCTAAGATCGCCCACTCGTAACTTAGATACCGTCCCCTTAAACAATAATGGCCCTGAAGCCGACAACAACCAATCTTTCAACACGATATTAGAATCCGTTAGCGCATCAGTAACTAAACATTTCTTCAGAGCCAATATGGAGAAGATGTCTCCTATGTCGGGAAGCGTTTGCCCTAGCATAGAGTCGCCGCCGACCCCGCACGTCATCATCAAAGACGAGCCCGACGATTTACACAAATGCTTAAAATGCAACGCTATTTTCAGAAATAAAAGCGATTTATTAGACCACGAGAAGGCGTATTGTGGAAATTTATTAACATTTAGAAAGCACGAGGGCTTGGCGGCACAGGTTGAAGAAACGGTAGCGCTCAATAGACTGGAAGCCGAAATGCGGGCATCCATCCAAAGCGGAGTCAGTGCCAGCGAGGACGAAGATTTCACAAGGGAAGGCCGCGACGAGAAAAGCTCCACTCATGATGACGTCCGGAAAATCAGAGTTCGAACCAACTTAACCGACGAGCAGCAGGCGATTCTGAAACAACACTACGCTATTAACCCTCAACCAAAACGCGAGGAATTCAAAAAGATCGCTCAGGAAATCGGTCTTCACAATAGAGTGGTGCAAGTCTGGTTCCAAAATAACAGGGCGAGGGTTCGAAGAATGACACAGACCGTAGCAGTGTACGACCAGCCTTTAGACCTGTCGACCAAAAAGAGCGCGTCAGTGACGTCGAGTCCATCGCCGTCGCCCTGCAGCATTTCCGTCACACATTCCGACTCCGAGGAAGCGGTCAATCTGAGCCAGAAATCCTCGCGCAGCACGACGCCCCACCGCAACAACTACTTGAACACGTACCCACATTCCAATTGTTCTTCATCGTCGTTCACAGACTTCCGCCTGTCACCGTCGCCGGGGGAGTTAGGAGCCCAGAAACGGCCTCTAGCTCAGAAACTGAACCCTACAATACCGATGGATAAGCTGCTACAATACAACGACATAGCGAATACACGGTCGCCTATCCTTAATATGCACATGGACGGGCGCGCGCCTGGGCTAAGTCCGTCGTACGAGCGACCGCTGTGGGGAGAAGAGATGCTCGCCCATAACGACTATGACGACGATGGGCCGGTACTTAAGAAGAATAAGCTGAAGATGGAGTTTAAGGAGGGCGAGGGCCAGTTCGTTTGCGACCAGTGCGACAAGACCTTCGTTAAACAGAGCTCGCTCGCGCGGCACAAGTACGAACACTCAG GTCAGCGGCCGTACAAGTGCGTGGAGTGCCCGAAAGCCTTCAAGCACAAGCACCACCTGACGGAGCACAAGCGGCTGCACACCGGCGAGAAACCCTTCCAGTGCTGCAAGTGCCTCAAGAAGTTCTCGCACTCCGGCTCCTACTCCCAGCACATGAACCACCGCTTCGCCATCTGCAAACCCTACCGGGACTAG